From a region of the Helianthus annuus cultivar XRQ/B chromosome 5, HanXRQr2.0-SUNRISE, whole genome shotgun sequence genome:
- the LOC118492260 gene encoding beta-glucosidase-like SFR2, chloroplastic: MAPVSLIITATKLAGVLASITVAANAFSFSRYRKRNLAPFDSPIDETSDTLAIFNVNCSDSDDEEEEDFFFGLATAPAHVEDRLNDAWLQFAQDDSVNTQDSTAEGKTTDAIMGSAAGDGGSQQAPTPLKKKKPLRVAMEAKIRGLVKYIEEEISTPSEEEPHNVAAWHNVPNPEERLRFWSDPDTELKLARDTGVKVFRMGVDWTRIMPKEPVNGLKESINYAALERYRWIISRVQYYNMKVMLTLFHHSLPPWAGDYGGWKLEKTVNYFMDFTRVVVDNFFELVDYWVTFNEPHVFCMLTYCAGSWPGGHPDMLEAATSALPTGVFNQSMHWIAVAHCQAYDYIHEQSVLLNPIVGVAHHVSFMRPYGLFDIAAVSLGNSLSLFPFMDDISHKVDFIGINYYGQEVVCGAGLKLVENDEYSESGRGVYPDGLFRALLHYHERYKHLKIPFIITENGVSDETDLIRKPYILEHLLAIYGAMMMGVRVLGYFFWTISDNWEWADGYGPKFGLVAVDRFNDLARVPRPSYHLFSKVVTSGKVTREDRNKAWNELQKAAREKKTRPFYRATNKHGLMYAGGLDEPIWRAYVERDWRFGHYEMDGLQDPISRFSRFITRLLPFRRKKGEEDLEEYSEPLVQTVYAN; the protein is encoded by the exons ATGGCTCCAGTATCTCTCATTATAACCGCCACGAAGCTCGCCGGAGTTCTAGCATCCATCACCGTCGCCGCTAACGCCTTCTCCTTCTCCCGTTACCGGAAAAGAAATCTCGCTCCGTTTGACTCTCCGATCGACGAAACTTCCGATACTCTCGCTATCTTTAACGTCAATTGCTCCGATTCCGATGACG AAGAGGAGGAAGATTTCTTTTTCGGATTGGCAACAGCACCAGCACATGTTGAAGACAGGCTCAATGACGCTTGGCTTCAGTTTGCACAAGACGATTCTGTCAATACACAAGATTCTACCGCAGAGGGTAAAACAACCGATGCAATCATGGGTTCTGCAGCTGGTGATGGTGGATCCCAGCAAGCTCCCACACCATTAAAGAAAAAGAAGCCTCTTAGGGTAGCAATGGAAGCCAAAATTAGAGGGCTTGTGAAATATATTGaagaggaaatatccacacctagtGAAGAAGAACCGCATAATGTAGCTGCATGGCACAACGTTCCAAACCC GGAGGAAAGATTAAGGTTTTGGTCTGATCCTGATACGGAATTAAAGTTGGCTAGAGATACTGGTGTTAAGGTCTTCAGAATGGGCGTAGATTGGACCAGAATTATGCCGAAGGAACCGGTCAATGGTCTTAAAGAATCA ATTAATTATGCAGCACTGGAGCGGTATAGATGGATCATCAGTAGAGTTCAATATTATAATATGAAGGTTATGCTAACTTTGTTCCATCACTCACTACCTCCATGGGCCGGAGATTATGGGGGATGGAAGTTAGAGAAAACCGTAAACTATTTTATGGACTTTACTAG GGTGGTTGTTGACAATTTTTTTGAGCTCGTGGACTATTGGGTCACGTTTAACGAGCCTCATGTTTTCTGTATGTTGACTTACTGTGCTGGTTCTTGGCCTGGCGGTCATCCTGACATGTTGGAGGCTGCTACTTCTGCTCTACCGACTGGCGTTTTTAATCAGTCTATGCATTGGATTGCTGTTGCTCATTGTCAGGCGTATGATTACATCCATGAACAAAG TGTATTGTTAAACCCGATAGTGGGAGTTGCCCACCATGTTTCTTTCATGCGCCCGTATGGCCTCTTTGATATTGCTGCGGTTTCACTGGGTAACTCTTTGAGTCTTTTTCCTTTTATGGATGATATATCTCATAAAGTGGACTTCATCGGAATAAATTACTATGGTCAG GAAGTAGTCTGCGGTGCTGGACTAAAATTAGTTGAGAATGACGAATACAGTGAATCGGGACGTGGAGTATATCCAGATGGCTTGTTTCGAGCTTTGTTGCACTATCATGAAAGATACAAACACCTTAAAATTCCTTTTATTATCACTGAAAATGGTGTCTCTGATGAGACAGATTTGATAAGGAAACCGTACATATTAGAACATCTACTTGCAATTTATGGAGCCATGATGATG GGTGTTCGAGTGCTCGGGTACTTTTTTTGGACCATTTCCGACAACTGGGAGTGGGCAGATGGATATGGCCCCAAGTTTGGGCTTGTGGCAGTCGATCGTTTCAATGATCTTGCACGGGTCCCACGTCCATCATACCATCTGTTCTCAAAG GTAGTTACTTCTGGTAAAGTTACACGGGAAGACAGAAACAAAGCGTGGAATGAACTTCAGAAAGCCGCACGAGAGAAGAAAACAAGACCTTTTTACCGTGCAACAAACAAACACGGGTTAATGTATGCAG GAGGCCTTGATGAACCAATTTGGCGAGCATATGTCGAACGGGATTGGCGGTTTGGACATTACGAGATGGACGGACTACAAGACCCGATTAGCCGATTTTCAAGATTTATCACCCGACTTCTTCCCTTCAGGAGGAAGAAAGGTGAAGAAGACCTGGAGGAGTACAGTGAACCATTGGTGCAGACAGTTTATGCAAACTGA